One Hemibagrus wyckioides isolate EC202008001 linkage group LG09, SWU_Hwy_1.0, whole genome shotgun sequence DNA segment encodes these proteins:
- the orc3 gene encoding origin recognition complex subunit 3 isoform X1 yields the protein MATSSVSKGCFVFKPGSKKRKRIADAEDYFVDGNADCAYGKERFITCQRLWEKIKTDTELLQDDLNKKILDSLLEFIKKCSLSFQSRADDWASLMRENEIPTAALVLGVNVPDHDVTFQSLSDLLQESITPFAVSVQAQECAALKNLMQRVLERLMGAGVSVEDEEDDTSMSLPKKRVSCSMSALCQWYKTVTKKQSVKSPGKKCSSVNVFSENPPILVIFKDFEAFNPRVLQDFILICSRYIQELPLIFIFGIATSPSTIQHMLPHSVSSLLCIELFQSLSCTQHLATVIDKLILTSQYPFKLSGKVLQVLVSIFLYHDFSVRNFVKGLQLALLEHYHSQPLSVLCCEKEEFLAYAQKLSHHDVEMVRQLPSFMRYVEAQDAQEQVQLLTSDEHVKVVCRRLLKDLRKYHKNYYPILRCLHTLTSSLPKYPLGKQIRELHISCLEKNIWETNEYESAMQLLRLLAKDELVATLKKCVDILKSGKTKKMRSALQQLEDYVVKFEQLGNVSVEDLNEEEVTSPGKDLQKKTDLFQLQKTLLEMKGSRRSKKMSPFELLRNETLGVIDGLVRSHLTPPELQPLHEVCYYSSSGILRRHLNAAPRTSIQTALSHPFYYLQNVSLKTDAGTVSNAAPDICIAYKLHLECGRLINLYDWLEAYATVASAAEGKDPDSEEYGKVDELKHARFIQAVSELEFLGFVKSTKQKTDHVARLTWGGC from the exons ATGGCTACTTCATCAGTATCAAAG GGTTGCTTTGTCTTCAAGCCAGGTTCTAAGAAGAGAAAGCGTATTGCAGATGCAG AAGACTACTTTGTTGACGGAAATGCTGATTGTGCATATGGCAAAGAACGTTTTATTACTTGTCAGAGACTTTGGGAGAAGAttaaaacagacacagag TTATTGCAGGATGACCTGAATAAGAAAATATTGGATAGTCTCTTAGAATTCATCAAAAAATGTAGTTTAAGCTTCCAGTCCAGAGCTGATGATTGGGCATCTCtaatgagagaaaatgaaatacCTACAGCTGCCCTGGTGCTTG GTGTGAACGTACCAGATCATGATGTGACATTTCAGAGCCTATCTGACCTCTTACAGGAGTCTATAACCCCCTTTGCTGTTTCTGTACAGGCCCAAGAGTGTGCAG CTCTGAAGAATCTGATGCAGAGAGTATTAGAAAGACTGATGGGTGCTGGGGTGTCAGTggaggatgaagaagatgacACTAGTATGTCTTTACCAAAAAAGAGGGTATCCTGCTCAATGAGTGCGCTTTGTCAGTGGTATAAGACAGTAACAAAG AAACAGAGTGTGAAGTCCCCAGGGAAGAAATGCAGTTCAGTGAACGTCTTCTCAGAGAATCCACCAATTTTGGTGATTTTCAAAGACTTTGAAGCTTTTAATCCACGTGTTCTTCAGGACTTTATACTTATCTGCAG TCGCTACATCCAGGAGCTTCCACTGATCTTCATCTTTGGCATCGCCACCTCACCCAGCACCATTCAGCACATGTTACCACACTCTGTGTCGTCTCTGCTGTGCATTGAACTTTTTCAATCACTCTCCTGTACCCAGCACCTTGCAACTGTTATTGACAAG ctGATTCTGACCTCACAGTATCCATTCAAGCTCAGTGGGAAGGTTCTACAGGTGCTGGTGAGCATCTTTCTGTACCATGATTTCTCAGTCCGCAACTTTGTTAAAGGCCTGCAG TTGGCCCTGTTGGAGCACTACCACTCACAGCCTCTCAGTGTGCTCTGCTGTGAGAAAGAGGAGTTTCTGGCCTATGCACAGAAGTTGAGCCAccatgatgtggagatggtCCGCCAGCTGCCCTCGTTCATGAG ATATGTAGAGGCACAAGATGCACAGGAACAGGTCCAGCTTCTCACTAGTGATGAACATGTTAAG gtGGTGTGTCGGAGGTTACTGAAGGATCTGAGAAAATACCATAAAAATTACTATCCCATCCTCCGCTGTCTGCACACACTGACATCTTCTCTGCCAAAGTATCCTCTGGGGAAGCAA ATACGAGAACTGCATATATCCTGCCTTGAGAAGAATATATGGGAGACGAATGAATATGAATCTGCTATGCAGCTTCTGAG GTTGCTTGCAAAAGATGAGCTTGTAGCAACACTGAAAAAGTGTGTGGACATTCTTAAATCTGGGAAGACAAAGAAAATGCGAAGTGCATTGCAGCAGCTGGAGGACTACGTTGTCAAATTTGAGCAGTTGGGCA ACGTGTCTGTAGAAGATCTTAATGAAGAGGAAGTTACTTCACCAGGAAAGGATCTCCAAAAGAAAACTGATCTCTTCCAACTTCAAAAA ACTCTCTTAGAGATGAAAGGCAGTAGAAGATCGAAGAAAATGAGTCCGTTTGAGCTGCTGAGGAACGAGACACTAGGTGTTATCGATGGTCTTGTGAG GAGCCACTTGACACCACCAGAGTTGCAGCCACTACATGAAGTATGCTACTACAGCTCTTCTGGGATACTTCGGCGCCACCTCAATGCAGCTCCACGTACCTCCATCCAGACTGCCCTCAGCCACCCTTTCTACTACCTGCAG AATGTAAGCCTGAAAACAGATGCAGGAACAGTGTCCAACGCGGCTCCAGATATCTGTATTGCCTACAAGCTCCATCTGGAGTGTGGGAGGCTCATCAACTTGTATGACTGGTTGGAG GCATATGCTACAGTAGCCTCCGCTGCAGAGGGCAAGGACCCTGACTCTGAAGAGTATGGCAAAGTTGATGAACTCAAGCA TGCCCGTTTCATCCAAGCGGTGTCTGAGCTGGAGTTCCTGGGATTTGTGAAATCAACAAAGCAGAAAACTGACCATGTGGCACGATTGACCTGGGGAGGTTGTTAA
- the orc3 gene encoding origin recognition complex subunit 3 isoform X2, translated as MATSSVSKGCFVFKPGSKKRKRIADADYFVDGNADCAYGKERFITCQRLWEKIKTDTELLQDDLNKKILDSLLEFIKKCSLSFQSRADDWASLMRENEIPTAALVLGVNVPDHDVTFQSLSDLLQESITPFAVSVQAQECAALKNLMQRVLERLMGAGVSVEDEEDDTSMSLPKKRVSCSMSALCQWYKTVTKKQSVKSPGKKCSSVNVFSENPPILVIFKDFEAFNPRVLQDFILICSRYIQELPLIFIFGIATSPSTIQHMLPHSVSSLLCIELFQSLSCTQHLATVIDKLILTSQYPFKLSGKVLQVLVSIFLYHDFSVRNFVKGLQLALLEHYHSQPLSVLCCEKEEFLAYAQKLSHHDVEMVRQLPSFMRYVEAQDAQEQVQLLTSDEHVKVVCRRLLKDLRKYHKNYYPILRCLHTLTSSLPKYPLGKQIRELHISCLEKNIWETNEYESAMQLLRLLAKDELVATLKKCVDILKSGKTKKMRSALQQLEDYVVKFEQLGNVSVEDLNEEEVTSPGKDLQKKTDLFQLQKTLLEMKGSRRSKKMSPFELLRNETLGVIDGLVRSHLTPPELQPLHEVCYYSSSGILRRHLNAAPRTSIQTALSHPFYYLQNVSLKTDAGTVSNAAPDICIAYKLHLECGRLINLYDWLEAYATVASAAEGKDPDSEEYGKVDELKHARFIQAVSELEFLGFVKSTKQKTDHVARLTWGGC; from the exons ATGGCTACTTCATCAGTATCAAAG GGTTGCTTTGTCTTCAAGCCAGGTTCTAAGAAGAGAAAGCGTATTGCAGATGCAG ACTACTTTGTTGACGGAAATGCTGATTGTGCATATGGCAAAGAACGTTTTATTACTTGTCAGAGACTTTGGGAGAAGAttaaaacagacacagag TTATTGCAGGATGACCTGAATAAGAAAATATTGGATAGTCTCTTAGAATTCATCAAAAAATGTAGTTTAAGCTTCCAGTCCAGAGCTGATGATTGGGCATCTCtaatgagagaaaatgaaatacCTACAGCTGCCCTGGTGCTTG GTGTGAACGTACCAGATCATGATGTGACATTTCAGAGCCTATCTGACCTCTTACAGGAGTCTATAACCCCCTTTGCTGTTTCTGTACAGGCCCAAGAGTGTGCAG CTCTGAAGAATCTGATGCAGAGAGTATTAGAAAGACTGATGGGTGCTGGGGTGTCAGTggaggatgaagaagatgacACTAGTATGTCTTTACCAAAAAAGAGGGTATCCTGCTCAATGAGTGCGCTTTGTCAGTGGTATAAGACAGTAACAAAG AAACAGAGTGTGAAGTCCCCAGGGAAGAAATGCAGTTCAGTGAACGTCTTCTCAGAGAATCCACCAATTTTGGTGATTTTCAAAGACTTTGAAGCTTTTAATCCACGTGTTCTTCAGGACTTTATACTTATCTGCAG TCGCTACATCCAGGAGCTTCCACTGATCTTCATCTTTGGCATCGCCACCTCACCCAGCACCATTCAGCACATGTTACCACACTCTGTGTCGTCTCTGCTGTGCATTGAACTTTTTCAATCACTCTCCTGTACCCAGCACCTTGCAACTGTTATTGACAAG ctGATTCTGACCTCACAGTATCCATTCAAGCTCAGTGGGAAGGTTCTACAGGTGCTGGTGAGCATCTTTCTGTACCATGATTTCTCAGTCCGCAACTTTGTTAAAGGCCTGCAG TTGGCCCTGTTGGAGCACTACCACTCACAGCCTCTCAGTGTGCTCTGCTGTGAGAAAGAGGAGTTTCTGGCCTATGCACAGAAGTTGAGCCAccatgatgtggagatggtCCGCCAGCTGCCCTCGTTCATGAG ATATGTAGAGGCACAAGATGCACAGGAACAGGTCCAGCTTCTCACTAGTGATGAACATGTTAAG gtGGTGTGTCGGAGGTTACTGAAGGATCTGAGAAAATACCATAAAAATTACTATCCCATCCTCCGCTGTCTGCACACACTGACATCTTCTCTGCCAAAGTATCCTCTGGGGAAGCAA ATACGAGAACTGCATATATCCTGCCTTGAGAAGAATATATGGGAGACGAATGAATATGAATCTGCTATGCAGCTTCTGAG GTTGCTTGCAAAAGATGAGCTTGTAGCAACACTGAAAAAGTGTGTGGACATTCTTAAATCTGGGAAGACAAAGAAAATGCGAAGTGCATTGCAGCAGCTGGAGGACTACGTTGTCAAATTTGAGCAGTTGGGCA ACGTGTCTGTAGAAGATCTTAATGAAGAGGAAGTTACTTCACCAGGAAAGGATCTCCAAAAGAAAACTGATCTCTTCCAACTTCAAAAA ACTCTCTTAGAGATGAAAGGCAGTAGAAGATCGAAGAAAATGAGTCCGTTTGAGCTGCTGAGGAACGAGACACTAGGTGTTATCGATGGTCTTGTGAG GAGCCACTTGACACCACCAGAGTTGCAGCCACTACATGAAGTATGCTACTACAGCTCTTCTGGGATACTTCGGCGCCACCTCAATGCAGCTCCACGTACCTCCATCCAGACTGCCCTCAGCCACCCTTTCTACTACCTGCAG AATGTAAGCCTGAAAACAGATGCAGGAACAGTGTCCAACGCGGCTCCAGATATCTGTATTGCCTACAAGCTCCATCTGGAGTGTGGGAGGCTCATCAACTTGTATGACTGGTTGGAG GCATATGCTACAGTAGCCTCCGCTGCAGAGGGCAAGGACCCTGACTCTGAAGAGTATGGCAAAGTTGATGAACTCAAGCA TGCCCGTTTCATCCAAGCGGTGTCTGAGCTGGAGTTCCTGGGATTTGTGAAATCAACAAAGCAGAAAACTGACCATGTGGCACGATTGACCTGGGGAGGTTGTTAA